From the genome of Xiphophorus couchianus chromosome 15, X_couchianus-1.0, whole genome shotgun sequence:
GCTTTTACACATCTGAAATGTCACagtcataaaaatgtgatttatttggtTTGTGAAAGTTAAATAATTCAATCCTTGAATCTTTTGTACTGCAAATcaagtaaaaacaacagatcatGAAGTTacatcttaaaattattttcacaacttaagcaaaaaataattatttaaaaaatgttattaaatggCCCTCCCTGCTGACATAAAATTACCAGTGACATGATCCTAGcaacctctttttttattataacaaTTTGGCACTTTCATAAATCAGGCGTACTCTTCATGTGTGGCTTCTAAACAGAGTTCATCATCTCATCCAATCAAGTTTAAGCTGTGGAGGCAGTGCTGAGCTGCTCCAGGGTCAGCTTGGTGTTAAAGGTTTGTGGATCTGATCTTGTTGATCATATTGGATCTGTCGTGATCTGAACAACGGCTCCTCCTTCTTAAGCCACTGATCCACATTGAAATCTGGGAAGAAGAAACTGATTTCTCTCTGAGCCGACTCTGGAgaatctggaaaaacaaaacaaaaataataataatttaaaagaaaataatacattaaaataatttgaaaagtttacatttataaaaatgtctaagtgaaataaaacatatttttggaaTTGGAATAATTCAAAGTTGTacttgaaaaataatatattaaggTGGTTTTAGGCTTTTGATTCTgactctgtgaatgtttttttttatttgtatttttatattatttgcCTCTATGTGAATATGCATGctcaaaattcaaattcaaaaacactttattgatcccaaagggaaattaaatgatgTTGTAACATCTTACCGCTGTGACACCCAAATTTTCCCACTGTGAGATAATGaaagatatttctattctattcaattccttataaataaaaattattctacTAATCCTTACTTatctaaaaccaaaacagtAAGGTCTGATTTAATGCAAGACAGTGATAAAAATGATTGTCTTTTTATGCAGTATATGTATTGTAAGCTTTGGTTGTAACTAATTCTATGACAACTGGACCTGAGAAATTTCACTGAACTTCATTTCCTAACTCTCAGGAtgtaatatttgtaatattttaatcagtCAGAATGATGAGTGCCCAGAACATTTCTGACCGGAGCCATGAGTTGTGTTTCTAGTGTCTGTGAGGCCAAAGCGAGCTCTGATGCAGGCAGGGGATGTGTATCTGGCTTGAAAGACTTTGGTTGGTCCCATCTGGTCCCTCCAGTGACGTATGGCATCCTCTCGAGCTAAAATGTAGGCTCTCATCGGACCACTAGGggaaaattcataaaaacattactaatCATTAGGTGatccataaaaaaaagactattttcaCAAGCCTAGACTTACCTTGACATGAATTCTACAAGTCTTTGATAGAAGAATCGCTCTGGGAATGAAACATAGGatgtaaatacatttatcttttataaacagcttaaatttgaaatgtaaaaccCCAAAAGTGGATCTTTCTACATTTGTCAAATATAGAAAGAATCATATAGGTTCACACATGCCATGTGATGTATCTACTAGAATAagaagctgatttatttttaattgcatgGAGAAGCtagaataaaaatgtactcTATTATGTAAAGCCa
Proteins encoded in this window:
- the nme6 gene encoding nucleoside diphosphate kinase 6, which produces MLQTTGRLSKALQLTLAVIKPDAIAHPLIAEAIHQTILDNNFVIVRCKDLVWKRQDSERFYAEHSERFFYQRLVEFMSSGPMRAYILAREDAIRHWRDQMGPTKVFQARYTSPACIRARFGLTDTRNTTHGSDSPESAQREISFFFPDFNVDQWLKKEEPLFRSRQIQYDQQDQIHKPLTPS